Proteins encoded by one window of Kribbella flavida DSM 17836:
- a CDS encoding DUF2516 family protein: MHALATFPVLFPGFGNPIDVIWWVLLGLKLVALLDAVFRPRAVFVAADKLTKPGWVLILATFSLSQIFQGWLSFFGLIGIVAAGVYLVDARPALRAATGRGRGGGWGIRRRRGPRPL, encoded by the coding sequence ATGCACGCACTCGCCACGTTCCCGGTCCTGTTCCCGGGGTTCGGTAATCCGATCGACGTCATCTGGTGGGTGCTGCTCGGCCTGAAGCTGGTCGCGCTGCTGGATGCCGTCTTCCGCCCCCGCGCGGTCTTCGTCGCCGCGGACAAACTGACCAAGCCGGGCTGGGTGCTGATCCTGGCCACCTTCTCGCTGTCGCAGATCTTCCAGGGCTGGCTCAGCTTCTTCGGCCTGATCGGCATCGTCGCCGCCGGCGTCTACCTGGTCGACGCGCGACCGGCCCTGCGCGCCGCCACCGGCCGCGGCCGGGGCGGCGGCTGGGGGATCCGCCGCCGCCGCGGCCCCCGCCCGCTCTGA
- a CDS encoding L,D-transpeptidase family protein: protein MRTGNWVRGMSAVRHVMAGAVVAAAATGMMVYGLEGTASSATAAPAAPVASTDLKTVPFEVSGELPIYPKALWSNGATSPDVRKVEARLIQLKLLDKRWLDASFGTSTRSAVKKFQTSKGIPALGYVDQNTWDQLKAATREPTQTELFPPPPVVNGRPLDPRCATGVSLCIDKTSRKLRYVVDGAVKMQFDVRFGAQKTATREGGFSVGWKSRNHVSKLYDSPMPYAMFFSGGQAVHYSSDFAARGYAGGSHGCVNVRDLAKIKWLFDQVKVGDKVIVYRS, encoded by the coding sequence ATGCGCACGGGAAACTGGGTACGGGGGATGTCGGCGGTCCGGCACGTGATGGCCGGCGCCGTCGTCGCCGCGGCGGCGACCGGGATGATGGTCTACGGGCTGGAGGGCACCGCGAGTTCAGCGACCGCCGCCCCTGCCGCGCCGGTGGCGAGCACGGACCTGAAGACGGTGCCGTTCGAGGTCAGCGGTGAGCTGCCGATCTACCCGAAGGCACTGTGGAGCAACGGCGCCACCAGTCCCGACGTCCGCAAGGTCGAGGCCCGGCTGATCCAGCTGAAGCTGCTGGACAAGCGCTGGCTGGACGCCTCCTTCGGTACGTCGACCCGGTCCGCGGTGAAGAAGTTCCAGACCTCGAAGGGCATTCCCGCGCTCGGCTACGTCGACCAGAACACCTGGGACCAGCTGAAGGCCGCGACGCGTGAACCCACCCAAACCGAGTTGTTCCCGCCGCCTCCGGTGGTGAACGGCAGGCCCCTGGACCCGCGCTGCGCGACCGGGGTGTCGCTCTGCATCGACAAGACCAGCCGCAAACTGCGGTACGTCGTCGACGGTGCCGTGAAAATGCAGTTCGACGTCCGGTTCGGCGCCCAGAAGACGGCGACCCGCGAAGGCGGGTTCTCGGTCGGCTGGAAGAGCCGCAACCACGTGTCGAAGCTGTACGACTCGCCGATGCCGTACGCGATGTTCTTCAGCGGCGGCCAGGCCGTGCACTACTCCTCGGACTTCGCCGCCCGCGGGTACGCCGGCGGCTCGCACGGCTGCGTGAACGTTCGCGACCTGGCCAAGATCAAGTGGCTGTTCGACCAGGTGAAGGTCGGCGACAAGGTCATCGTCTACCGCTCGTAA
- a CDS encoding macro domain-containing protein, with protein sequence MEIVLSTEDITTVPADAIVNAAHHALRGGGGVDGAIHRAGGPAILAELVQRYPDGLPTGEAGWTTAGDLPASYVIHVVGPNHTAGQRDPALLESCYRNALRIADELEAAHLTLPAVSAGIYGWPAQSAADIAVRTLRRTPTAVRTATFCLVEPRLFKAFTTATAAGE encoded by the coding sequence ATGGAGATCGTCCTGAGCACCGAAGACATCACGACCGTGCCGGCCGACGCGATCGTCAACGCCGCGCACCACGCCTTGCGCGGAGGCGGTGGGGTGGACGGAGCGATCCACCGGGCCGGCGGACCGGCGATCCTGGCCGAGCTGGTCCAGCGCTACCCGGACGGCCTGCCGACCGGAGAAGCCGGCTGGACGACGGCGGGCGACCTGCCGGCGTCGTACGTGATCCACGTGGTGGGGCCGAACCACACGGCCGGCCAGCGGGATCCGGCGCTGCTGGAGTCCTGCTACCGCAACGCGCTGCGGATCGCGGACGAGCTCGAGGCGGCCCACCTGACGCTGCCCGCCGTCTCGGCCGGCATCTACGGCTGGCCCGCGCAGTCGGCCGCCGACATCGCCGTCCGGACCCTGCGCCGTACGCCGACCGCGGTGCGGACCGCGACCTTCTGCCTGGTCGAGCCGCGGCTGTTCAAGGCCTTCACGACGGCGACGGCGGCCGGGGAGTGA
- a CDS encoding L,D-transpeptidase, whose amino-acid sequence MGILRKLGATTTAVALLGVGVLTAGPATAAQAAPAVAPKVAPKATAPQPKAPAAKKPAGKNVLVPGKLRLDKRCMTGRIICMNKKTRKLAFLYNGKLLATGDVRFGGPRTPTRNGSFKVYRKSKNHVSSIYKSPMPYAMFFSGGQAVHYSADFKARGYNGASHGCANMRDKKKIAWIFARVKIGDKVLVYNA is encoded by the coding sequence ATGGGGATTCTGCGTAAGCTCGGCGCCACCACGACGGCGGTCGCGCTCCTGGGGGTCGGCGTGCTCACCGCCGGACCGGCGACGGCGGCCCAGGCCGCTCCGGCCGTGGCACCGAAGGTTGCGCCCAAGGCCACCGCTCCGCAGCCGAAGGCTCCGGCGGCGAAGAAGCCGGCCGGCAAGAACGTGCTGGTGCCCGGCAAGCTGCGGCTCGACAAGCGCTGCATGACCGGCCGGATCATCTGCATGAACAAGAAGACGCGCAAGCTGGCGTTCCTGTACAACGGCAAGCTGCTCGCCACCGGCGACGTGCGCTTCGGCGGCCCGAGGACGCCGACCCGCAACGGCAGCTTCAAGGTGTACCGCAAGTCGAAGAACCACGTCTCGTCGATCTACAAGTCGCCGATGCCGTACGCGATGTTCTTCAGCGGTGGCCAGGCCGTGCACTACTCGGCCGACTTCAAGGCCCGTGGCTACAACGGCGCCTCGCACGGCTGCGCGAACATGCGCGACAAGAAGAAGATCGCCTGGATCTTCGCCCGGGTGAAGATCGGCGACAAGGTGCTCGTCTACAACGCCTGA
- the typA gene encoding translational GTPase TypA, with the protein MPLRNDLRNVAIVAHVDHGKTTLVDAMLWQSGAFGAHQHVDERAMDSGDLEREKGITILAKNTAVRHKMANGEQMTLNIIDTPGHADFGGEVERGLSMVDAIVLLVDASEGPLPQTRFVLRKALARQMPVILVVNKVDRPDARIAEVVDETYELFLDLLDHDADQGALDFPVVYASARAGRASLNQPEDGGMPDSEDLEPLFETILANVPAPEYTEGAPLQAHVTNLDASPFLGRLALVRVHEGTLKKGSQVTWCKHDGTFQRVKITELLVTEALERVPGDSAGPGDIVAIAGIPEIMIGDTLADPENPKPLPFITVDEPAISMTIGTNTSPLAGRTKGTKVTARLVKDRLDKELVGNVSIKVLPTERPDAWEVQGRGELALAILVEQMRREGYELTVGKPQVVTKEIDGKKHEPVERLTIDCPEEYLGTVTQLLAVRKGRMEQMTNHGTGWVRMEFLVPARGLIGFRTEFLTDTRGTGIAHHVFEGYEPWFGELRTRPSGSLVSDRTGVATSYAMINLQERGTMFVEPGTEVYEGMIVGENSRADDMDVNITKEKKMTNVRSNADEFEKLVPARKLSLEQSLEFCREDECVEVTPDAIRMRKVALTQIERAKLGRKNKG; encoded by the coding sequence ATGCCCCTCCGTAATGACCTGCGCAACGTGGCCATCGTGGCCCACGTCGACCACGGGAAGACCACCCTGGTCGACGCGATGCTGTGGCAGTCCGGCGCGTTCGGAGCCCACCAGCACGTGGACGAACGCGCGATGGACTCCGGCGACCTGGAGCGTGAGAAGGGCATCACGATCCTCGCCAAGAACACCGCCGTCCGGCACAAGATGGCCAACGGCGAGCAGATGACGCTGAACATCATCGACACCCCCGGTCACGCCGACTTCGGTGGCGAGGTCGAGCGCGGCCTGTCGATGGTCGACGCGATCGTGCTGCTGGTGGACGCCTCCGAGGGCCCGCTGCCGCAGACCCGGTTCGTACTGCGCAAGGCGCTGGCCCGGCAGATGCCGGTGATCCTGGTGGTCAACAAGGTCGACCGCCCGGACGCCCGGATCGCCGAGGTCGTCGACGAGACCTACGAGCTGTTCCTCGACCTGCTGGACCACGACGCCGACCAGGGCGCGCTCGACTTCCCGGTCGTGTACGCCTCGGCCCGGGCCGGCCGCGCCTCGCTGAACCAGCCCGAGGACGGCGGCATGCCGGACTCCGAGGACCTCGAGCCGCTGTTCGAGACGATCCTGGCCAACGTGCCGGCCCCGGAGTACACCGAGGGCGCGCCGCTGCAGGCGCACGTCACCAACCTGGACGCCTCGCCGTTCCTCGGTCGGCTCGCGCTGGTCCGGGTGCACGAGGGCACCCTGAAGAAGGGCTCGCAGGTCACCTGGTGCAAGCACGACGGCACCTTCCAGCGGGTCAAGATCACCGAACTGCTGGTCACCGAGGCGCTCGAGCGGGTGCCCGGCGACTCGGCCGGACCGGGTGACATCGTCGCGATCGCCGGCATCCCGGAGATCATGATCGGCGACACCCTGGCCGACCCGGAGAACCCGAAGCCGCTGCCGTTCATCACCGTGGACGAGCCGGCCATCTCGATGACGATCGGTACCAACACCTCGCCGCTGGCCGGCCGGACCAAGGGCACCAAGGTCACCGCCCGCCTGGTCAAGGACCGGCTCGACAAGGAACTGGTCGGCAACGTGTCGATCAAGGTGCTGCCGACCGAGCGTCCGGACGCCTGGGAGGTGCAGGGTCGTGGTGAGCTGGCGCTGGCCATCCTGGTCGAGCAGATGCGCCGTGAGGGCTACGAGCTCACCGTCGGCAAGCCGCAGGTGGTCACCAAGGAGATCGACGGCAAGAAGCACGAGCCGGTCGAGCGGCTGACCATCGACTGCCCCGAGGAGTACCTCGGCACCGTCACCCAGCTGCTCGCGGTCCGCAAGGGCCGGATGGAGCAGATGACCAACCACGGCACCGGCTGGGTCCGGATGGAGTTCCTGGTCCCGGCCCGCGGCCTGATCGGCTTCCGCACCGAGTTCCTCACCGACACCCGCGGCACCGGCATCGCGCACCACGTGTTCGAGGGCTACGAGCCGTGGTTCGGCGAGTTGCGCACCCGCCCGTCCGGCTCGCTGGTCTCCGACCGCACCGGCGTCGCGACGTCGTACGCGATGATCAACCTGCAGGAGCGCGGCACGATGTTCGTCGAGCCGGGCACCGAGGTGTACGAGGGCATGATCGTCGGCGAGAACTCGCGCGCCGACGACATGGACGTCAACATCACCAAGGAAAAGAAGATGACCAACGTCCGCTCGAACGCGGACGAGTTCGAGAAGCTGGTGCCGGCCCGCAAGCTCTCGCTCGAGCAGTCGCTGGAGTTCTGCCGCGAGGACGAGTGCGTCGAGGTCACGCCGGACGCGATCCGGATGCGCAAGGTCGCGCTGACCCAGATCGAGCGCGCGAAGCTGGGCCGCAAGAACAAGGGCTGA
- a CDS encoding TetR/AcrR family transcriptional regulator, translating into MPRSVATNQEMRERSRERILGAALEVFAEKGYEAASISDVTARAGVSRGLVAYYFPSKRELAAQLLDRWLDGIAGLLAITGTPDERLAGIIDGALTAAAAGLPVQRLAISLMMQPSTHGVFAEVETRKSARLVLVEDAIREVFAARGAADPAVEEMLLRATLEGVTVKLAIYPETFPLEHVRRRLHAGYGLPAPTTPLPVPSPPVNRLRAKA; encoded by the coding sequence GTGCCGCGGTCGGTCGCCACCAACCAGGAGATGCGGGAGCGGTCCCGCGAGCGCATTCTCGGCGCGGCTCTCGAGGTGTTCGCCGAGAAGGGCTACGAGGCCGCGTCGATCTCCGACGTCACCGCACGGGCCGGGGTGTCCCGCGGCCTGGTGGCCTACTACTTCCCGTCCAAGCGGGAGCTGGCCGCGCAACTGCTGGACCGGTGGCTGGACGGGATCGCCGGCCTGCTCGCGATCACCGGTACGCCGGACGAACGGCTCGCCGGCATCATCGACGGAGCCCTCACGGCGGCCGCGGCCGGCCTGCCGGTGCAGCGGCTGGCGATCTCGCTGATGATGCAGCCGAGCACGCACGGGGTGTTCGCCGAGGTGGAGACCCGGAAGTCGGCCCGGCTCGTGCTGGTCGAGGACGCCATCCGCGAGGTCTTCGCCGCGCGCGGTGCCGCCGACCCGGCCGTCGAGGAAATGTTGCTCCGGGCAACTCTCGAGGGCGTCACGGTCAAGCTCGCGATCTACCCCGAGACCTTTCCGCTCGAGCACGTCCGCCGCCGCCTGCACGCCGGCTACGGCCTGCCGGCACCGACGACGCCGCTGCCGGTCCCGTCGCCCCCGGTCAACCGCCTCCGCGCCAAGGCCTGA
- a CDS encoding SDR family oxidoreductase, which yields MTTRPVAVVTGASSGIGAATARDLGRAGFEVVCAARRLDRVEALAKEIDGRAVRCDVTSAEDVAALTAAVGDRLDLLVNNAGGAFGFEPVAEADLGAWRRMYEVNVIGVAAVTKSLLPALVAGRGTIVVMGSTAGQVAYEGGGGYVAAKHAVKAVVDTLRLELFDQPVRVCEIAPGMVRSEGFALTRFDGDEAKAEAVYAGVAEPLTSQDVAEIVTWVATRPPHVNIDRLTVRPRAQAAQHKVHRVQ from the coding sequence ATGACGACTCGTCCTGTTGCCGTAGTGACCGGAGCCAGTAGCGGGATCGGGGCGGCGACCGCCCGCGATCTGGGCCGGGCCGGGTTCGAGGTGGTGTGCGCGGCCCGCCGGCTGGACCGGGTGGAGGCGCTCGCCAAGGAGATCGACGGCCGGGCCGTGCGTTGTGACGTCACCTCGGCCGAGGACGTCGCGGCGCTCACCGCGGCCGTCGGCGACCGGCTCGACCTGCTGGTCAACAACGCCGGCGGCGCGTTCGGCTTCGAGCCGGTCGCGGAGGCCGACCTGGGCGCCTGGCGGCGGATGTACGAGGTGAACGTGATCGGCGTGGCCGCGGTGACGAAGTCGTTGCTGCCGGCCCTGGTCGCCGGCCGCGGCACGATCGTCGTGATGGGCTCGACGGCCGGCCAGGTCGCCTACGAGGGCGGCGGCGGGTACGTCGCTGCCAAGCACGCGGTGAAGGCGGTCGTGGACACGCTGCGGCTGGAGCTGTTCGACCAGCCGGTCCGGGTCTGCGAGATCGCGCCCGGCATGGTCCGCAGCGAGGGCTTCGCACTCACCCGCTTCGACGGCGACGAGGCGAAGGCCGAGGCCGTGTACGCCGGGGTCGCCGAGCCGCTGACTTCGCAGGACGTCGCCGAGATCGTCACCTGGGTCGCCACCCGACCCCCGCACGTCAACATCGACCGGCTCACCGTCCGCCCCCGCGCCCAGGCCGCCCAGCACAAGGTCCACCGGGTCCAGTAG
- the mshA gene encoding D-inositol-3-phosphate glycosyltransferase, with translation MTEPPAVDRPLRRVAMISLHTSPLDQPGTGDAGGMNVYVVELSRRLADLGIAVDIFTRATSSALPAKVELVPGVTVRNVAAGPYEGLSKNELPAQLCTFARAVLRAEAIREPGYYDVIHSHYWLSGQVGLLARDRWAVPLVHTMHTMAKVKNASLADDDVPEPPARLLGEEQVVEAADRLLANTDEEAHELVTLYGAQPAKVEVVNPGVDLEVFAPGDQAAARRAVGVREDAIVLAFVGRIQPLKAPDLLIRAAARMLERQPELRDRLVVAVIGGPSGNGMEHPEAHAELARRLGVDDVTRFVKPMPRPGLADWYRAASVVCVPSYSESFGLVALEAQACGTPVVAAAVGGLTTAVTDGVTGLLVPGHGVDDFADALAAIATDPGTRETMGKAAVEHAQGFGWELTAQTTLAAYRTATETMAAE, from the coding sequence GTGACTGAGCCTCCGGCCGTGGACCGTCCTCTCCGGCGGGTCGCGATGATCAGCTTGCACACGTCGCCGTTGGACCAGCCCGGGACCGGCGACGCGGGCGGCATGAACGTCTACGTGGTCGAGCTGTCCAGGCGCTTGGCCGACCTGGGCATCGCGGTCGACATCTTCACCCGTGCGACCTCCTCCGCTCTGCCGGCCAAGGTGGAGCTGGTTCCCGGCGTCACCGTGCGCAACGTCGCCGCCGGCCCGTACGAAGGGCTGTCGAAGAACGAACTGCCCGCCCAGCTCTGCACCTTCGCCCGCGCCGTCCTGCGCGCCGAGGCGATCCGCGAACCGGGCTACTACGACGTGATCCACTCGCACTACTGGCTGTCGGGCCAGGTCGGTCTGCTCGCCCGGGACCGCTGGGCCGTCCCGCTGGTGCACACCATGCACACGATGGCCAAGGTGAAGAACGCCAGCCTCGCCGACGACGACGTGCCCGAGCCTCCCGCCCGGCTGCTCGGCGAGGAGCAGGTGGTGGAGGCGGCGGACCGGCTGCTGGCCAACACCGACGAGGAGGCCCACGAGCTCGTCACCCTGTACGGCGCGCAGCCGGCGAAGGTGGAAGTGGTCAACCCCGGCGTCGACCTGGAGGTGTTCGCGCCGGGCGACCAGGCGGCGGCGCGCCGGGCGGTCGGGGTGCGCGAGGACGCGATCGTGCTGGCTTTCGTCGGCCGGATCCAGCCGCTGAAGGCGCCCGACCTGCTGATCCGCGCCGCCGCCCGGATGCTGGAGCGGCAGCCGGAGCTGCGTGACCGGCTGGTCGTGGCGGTCATCGGCGGGCCGTCCGGCAACGGGATGGAACACCCCGAGGCGCACGCGGAGCTGGCCCGCCGGCTCGGCGTCGACGACGTGACCCGGTTCGTGAAGCCGATGCCCCGGCCCGGGCTGGCCGACTGGTACCGCGCGGCGTCGGTGGTCTGCGTCCCGTCGTACTCGGAGTCGTTCGGGCTGGTCGCGCTGGAGGCGCAGGCCTGCGGTACGCCGGTGGTCGCGGCGGCCGTCGGTGGGCTGACCACGGCGGTCACCGACGGTGTCACCGGGCTGCTGGTGCCAGGGCACGGCGTCGACGACTTCGCCGACGCGCTGGCCGCGATCGCGACGGATCCCGGCACCCGGGAGACGATGGGCAAGGCCGCGGTCGAGCATGCCCAGGGCTTCGGGTGGGAACTGACCGCGCAGACAACGCTGGCCGCCTACCGGACGGCCACAGAAACGATGGCGGCCGAGTAG
- a CDS encoding YbjN domain-containing protein, with product MRVSAADVIRQVLTENELEFTETTPGAFSADLPGERKLKTTVTLTVGSQAVQVHAFVARRPDENHEAVYRWLLERNLKMYGVAFAVDHLGDIHLDGRVPLHAITPGEVDRLLGAVLEYADSSFNTILELGFASSIRKEYAWRIARGESTRNLDAFKGWLEPR from the coding sequence ATGAGGGTGTCCGCGGCGGACGTGATCCGTCAGGTGCTGACCGAGAACGAGCTCGAGTTCACCGAGACCACCCCGGGCGCGTTCAGCGCCGATCTGCCGGGCGAGCGCAAGCTGAAGACGACCGTCACGCTCACCGTCGGCAGCCAGGCGGTCCAGGTGCACGCGTTCGTCGCCCGGCGCCCGGACGAGAACCACGAGGCCGTCTACCGCTGGCTGCTGGAGCGGAACCTCAAGATGTACGGCGTCGCGTTCGCCGTCGACCACCTCGGTGACATCCACCTGGACGGCCGGGTTCCGCTGCACGCGATCACGCCGGGTGAGGTCGACCGGCTGCTCGGCGCGGTGCTGGAGTACGCCGACTCGTCGTTCAACACCATTCTCGAGCTGGGGTTCGCGAGCTCGATCCGCAAGGAGTACGCGTGGCGGATCGCCCGCGGCGAGTCGACCCGGAACCTGGACGCGTTCAAGGGCTGGCTGGAGCCCCGATAG
- a CDS encoding phosphoglyceromutase: MTYRLILLRHGHSDWNAKNLFTGWVDVDLNAQGVEEAHRGGQLLLERDLLPDVLHTSLLRRAIRTANIALEEAGRQWIDVRRSWRLNERHYGALQGKDKKQTLEELGEEQFMLFRRSYDTPPPPIERGSEFDQAGDPRYAALPSELLPATECLKDVVVRMLPYWYDAIVPDLRDGKTVLVTAHGNSLRALVKHLDQLDEKTVVGLNIPTGVPLYYELDDDFNPVTPGGEYLDPAAAQAAIEAVKNQGR, encoded by the coding sequence ATGACCTATCGCCTGATCCTGCTCCGCCACGGCCACAGCGACTGGAACGCCAAGAACCTGTTCACCGGCTGGGTCGACGTCGACCTGAACGCCCAGGGCGTCGAGGAGGCGCACCGCGGCGGCCAGCTGCTGCTGGAGCGCGACCTGCTGCCGGACGTGCTGCACACCTCCCTGCTGCGCCGTGCCATCCGCACCGCGAACATCGCCCTCGAGGAGGCCGGGCGCCAGTGGATCGACGTTCGCCGGTCCTGGCGGCTGAACGAGCGGCACTACGGCGCTCTGCAGGGCAAGGACAAGAAGCAGACGCTGGAGGAGCTTGGTGAGGAGCAGTTCATGCTGTTCCGCCGCTCCTACGACACCCCGCCGCCGCCGATCGAGCGCGGTTCGGAGTTCGACCAGGCCGGCGACCCGCGGTACGCCGCCCTGCCCAGCGAGTTGCTGCCGGCAACGGAGTGCCTGAAGGACGTCGTGGTCCGGATGCTGCCGTACTGGTACGACGCGATCGTGCCGGACCTGCGCGACGGCAAGACCGTGCTGGTCACCGCGCACGGCAACTCGCTGCGCGCGCTGGTCAAGCACCTGGACCAGCTCGACGAGAAGACCGTCGTCGGCCTGAACATCCCGACCGGCGTCCCGCTGTACTACGAGCTGGACGACGACTTCAACCCGGTCACCCCCGGCGGCGAGTACCTCGACCCGGCCGCCGCCCAGGCCGCCATCGAGGCCGTCAAGAACCAAGGCCGCTGA